In a genomic window of Thermoplasmata archaeon:
- a CDS encoding alkylmercury lyase family protein produces MSFPAEPGEIVATPDPELDRRARKRVFDTFRARAVPPMLEDLMAYFRLSRSDSFEVLRRLEAARHLKLVPGTQRILMAFPFSAIATPFRVHAGGMSYFANCAWDAVAFHATLGQPVRIESHCHHCASALRIEVAGGRIRQSNVPEPLVYIALPAARWWEDIVSTCSNHMVFFESPAHLADWRRAGSATDGVALSVEETHHVGLPIYRAKTDLDYARPSKDELIAHFASLGLTSDFWKL; encoded by the coding sequence ATGTCATTCCCGGCCGAGCCAGGCGAGATCGTGGCGACGCCGGACCCGGAGTTGGACCGCCGCGCCCGGAAGCGGGTCTTTGACACCTTCCGCGCACGGGCCGTCCCTCCCATGCTCGAGGACCTCATGGCATATTTCCGGCTATCCCGGTCCGACTCCTTTGAGGTCCTCCGCCGCCTCGAAGCGGCCCGACACCTCAAGCTCGTGCCCGGGACCCAGCGGATCTTGATGGCGTTCCCGTTCTCCGCGATCGCGACGCCGTTCCGCGTCCACGCCGGCGGCATGTCGTACTTCGCCAACTGCGCATGGGACGCGGTCGCCTTCCACGCGACGCTCGGTCAGCCCGTGCGGATCGAGTCCCACTGCCACCACTGCGCCTCGGCCTTGAGGATCGAAGTGGCCGGCGGACGGATCCGCCAATCGAACGTCCCCGAGCCGCTCGTGTACATCGCTCTGCCCGCGGCGCGCTGGTGGGAGGACATCGTCAGCACGTGCTCCAACCACATGGTGTTCTTCGAATCGCCGGCCCATCTTGCGGATTGGCGTCGAGCGGGCTCTGCCACGGACGGCGTCGCGCTCTCCGTCGAGGAAACGCACCACGTTGGCCTGCCGATCTACCGCGCGAAGACGGATCTCGACTATGCTCGCCCTTCGAAGGACGAACTCATCGCGCACTTCGCGTCGCTCGGCCTGACGTCGGACTTTTGGAAGCTCTAG
- a CDS encoding secondary thiamine-phosphate synthase enzyme YjbQ, whose protein sequence is MAAFRETVRIDTKPGVQAIDITGRVESIVAKSGVRDGLACVFTPSSTSAIVTNEFEPGLMEDDIPGALECLFPERIEYGHERRWHDGNGHSHVRATFLGPSLTVPVVDGRAALGTWQQVVFLELDNKPRHREILVQVVGEPAKRRD, encoded by the coding sequence ATGGCCGCGTTCCGAGAGACGGTCCGGATCGACACGAAGCCGGGGGTCCAGGCGATCGACATCACGGGCCGCGTCGAGTCGATCGTCGCAAAGTCGGGCGTCCGCGACGGCCTCGCGTGCGTCTTCACCCCGTCGAGCACGAGCGCCATCGTCACGAACGAGTTCGAGCCCGGGTTGATGGAGGACGACATCCCAGGCGCCCTCGAATGCCTCTTCCCGGAGCGGATCGAGTACGGCCACGAGCGCCGCTGGCACGACGGGAACGGGCATAGCCACGTGCGGGCGACGTTCCTCGGACCGAGCCTGACCGTGCCGGTCGTCGATGGCCGGGCGGCCCTCGGTACGTGGCAGCAGGTCGTCTTCCTGGAGCTCGACAACAAGCCTCGGCATCGGGAGATCCTCGTCCAAGTCGTCGGCGAGCCGGCGAAACGAAGGGACTAA